A window from Chloroflexota bacterium encodes these proteins:
- a CDS encoding SPFH domain-containing protein, whose amino-acid sequence MTATAVIAALLVVAIILILAMLASIFRKVGPNQALVIYGFGGTHIVQGGGRVIWPMVQTARELSLELMSFDGSPQQDLYTNQGVAVNVEAVAQIKVRSDPESIRTAAEQFLTKDQDHREVADLLTRLQEVQQSHPQPPAPRADDRPPANG is encoded by the coding sequence ATGACAGCCACCGCCGTCATCGCAGCCTTACTGGTCGTCGCCATCATTCTCATCCTCGCCATGCTGGCGAGCATATTCCGCAAGGTCGGTCCGAACCAGGCCCTCGTGATCTATGGGTTCGGAGGGACGCACATCGTGCAGGGCGGCGGTCGCGTGATCTGGCCGATGGTGCAAACCGCGCGGGAGCTTTCGCTCGAGCTGATGTCGTTCGATGGATCGCCGCAGCAGGACCTCTATACGAACCAGGGCGTTGCCGTGAACGTGGAGGCCGTGGCGCAGATCAAGGTGCGCTCGGACCCGGAGAGCATCCGGACGGCGGCCGAGCAGTTCCTCACCAAGGACCAGGACCATCGCGAGGTGGCGGACCTCTTGACGCGACTGCAAGAGGTCCAGCAGTCGCATCCGCAGCCTCCTGCGCCCCGGGCCGACGACAGGCCGCCAGCGAACGGGTGA